The following proteins come from a genomic window of Achromobacter sp. AONIH1:
- a CDS encoding ABC-type transport auxiliary lipoprotein family protein: MKMRSAFLVLTLALAGCGVGRVGTPPSVFDLGADLRPALQLPARAPIALAYTSVPALSDSGIIWRVGDSAAPKSYATYRWASSPSDLVRQRLTERLSRQGPVLGERVNGQTPQLQVQLQQFEQVFAPDGASSQGRVVLQAVLVNGHKVLGQTRIAVQAPAPTQDAAGGVAALRQATDDAADQLAQWLATALPSAG, translated from the coding sequence ATGAAGATGCGCAGCGCGTTTCTGGTCTTGACGCTGGCTTTGGCCGGCTGCGGCGTGGGCCGCGTCGGCACGCCGCCGTCCGTGTTCGATCTGGGAGCTGACCTGCGGCCCGCCTTGCAGCTGCCGGCGCGCGCGCCGATCGCGCTGGCCTACACGTCGGTGCCCGCGCTGTCGGACTCAGGCATCATCTGGCGCGTCGGCGACAGCGCGGCGCCCAAATCCTATGCCACCTACCGCTGGGCTTCCTCGCCGTCGGACCTGGTGCGTCAGCGCCTGACCGAGCGCCTGTCGCGCCAGGGGCCGGTGCTGGGCGAACGGGTCAACGGCCAGACGCCGCAGCTGCAGGTCCAGCTGCAGCAGTTCGAGCAGGTCTTCGCGCCGGACGGCGCGTCCAGCCAGGGCCGCGTAGTGCTGCAGGCGGTGCTGGTGAACGGGCACAAGGTGCTGGGCCAGACCCGCATCGCCGTCCAGGCGCCCGCGCCGACGCAGGACGCGGCCGGCGGTGTGGCCGCGCTGCGCCAGGCGACCGACGACGCCGCCGACCAACTGGCGCAATGGCTGGCGACCGCGCTGCCGTCCGCCGGTTAA
- a CDS encoding MlaD family protein: protein MENRSHALMAGIFTLVLLAAAALVAIWIGRDRTQLQPYEIVSATAVSGLNSQSTVRYQGVPVGKVQSLALNPDKPGQVRIRIGVAPSTPITESTWAELGVQGVTGLANVELRDDGSSLRRLTSTAAEPAAIPLRPGFFERLEQRGGKLISNVEEATNQLKLVLSEQNVQALGTALRNAGELTESLKNASRELQPAMAKIGPLVDSLGDASRQAGRAAREVGDLAQQARQSLARLNAPDGPLATATRSLSDIASAAARLDGETLPAITGMAQNIGQAARGATSTLRRVDSTPQSLLFGPAPAAPGPGEAGFAGFGSTSK, encoded by the coding sequence ATGGAAAACCGTAGTCATGCGCTCATGGCCGGTATCTTCACGCTGGTCTTGCTGGCCGCCGCCGCGCTGGTGGCCATCTGGATCGGACGGGACCGGACCCAGCTGCAGCCATATGAAATCGTCTCCGCCACCGCCGTCAGCGGCCTGAACTCGCAGTCGACCGTGCGCTACCAGGGCGTGCCGGTGGGCAAGGTGCAGTCGCTGGCGCTGAACCCCGACAAGCCGGGCCAGGTGCGCATCCGCATCGGCGTGGCGCCGTCCACGCCGATCACCGAATCGACCTGGGCCGAACTGGGCGTGCAGGGCGTGACGGGCTTGGCCAACGTTGAGCTGCGCGACGACGGCAGCTCGCTCAGGCGGCTGACCTCGACCGCGGCGGAGCCCGCCGCGATTCCGCTGCGACCGGGCTTTTTCGAACGGCTCGAGCAGCGCGGCGGCAAGCTGATCTCGAACGTCGAGGAAGCGACCAACCAACTCAAGCTGGTGCTGAGCGAGCAGAACGTGCAGGCGCTGGGCACGGCGCTGCGCAACGCCGGCGAGCTGACCGAGTCGCTCAAGAACGCCAGCCGCGAGTTGCAGCCGGCCATGGCCAAGATCGGGCCGCTGGTCGATTCGCTGGGCGACGCCTCGCGCCAAGCCGGCCGCGCCGCGCGCGAAGTGGGCGATCTGGCGCAGCAGGCGCGCCAGTCCCTGGCCCGCCTGAACGCGCCCGACGGCCCGCTGGCCACCGCCACGCGCAGCCTGAGCGACATCGCGTCGGCCGCGGCGCGGCTGGACGGCGAGACCCTGCCGGCCATTACCGGCATGGCCCAGAACATCGGCCAGGCCGCCCGCGGCGCCACCTCCACCCTGCGCCGTGTGGACAGCACGCCGCAATCCTTGCTGTTCGGCCCCGCGCCGGCGGCGCCCGGACCCGGCGAAGCCGGATTCGCCGGCTTTGGGAGCACGTCCAAATGA
- a CDS encoding ABC transporter ATP-binding protein: MNAATQNRLFAEDGVTTEPVISVRGLRTAFGDHVVHDNLDLTVFRGEIMVLVGGSGTGKTVLLRQIIGLERPAAGSVRVLGQSLFDLAPAERRRLSYRWGMLFQAGALFSALSVYDNVALPLRELRAIPEDLVHDVVMCRLAMVGLSAQDAGKRPSDLSGGMVKRVALARALSLDPELVFLDEPTAGLDPLRSDEFVDLVRSLHRQLGFTVVMVTHDLDTLLALATRVAVLADKRVIVCDTVPEVLKFDHPFIHTFFLGERGLRALGDLAPKGLQHGKP; this comes from the coding sequence ATGAACGCCGCGACCCAGAACCGCCTGTTCGCCGAGGACGGCGTCACCACGGAACCGGTGATCTCGGTGCGCGGCCTGCGCACGGCCTTCGGCGACCACGTGGTGCACGACAACCTGGACCTGACCGTCTTTCGCGGCGAGATCATGGTGCTGGTGGGCGGTTCGGGCACGGGCAAGACGGTGCTGCTGCGGCAGATCATCGGCCTGGAGCGGCCGGCGGCCGGTTCCGTGCGCGTGCTGGGACAGTCCCTGTTCGACCTCGCGCCGGCCGAGCGGCGGCGCCTGTCGTACCGTTGGGGCATGCTGTTCCAGGCCGGGGCGCTGTTCTCGGCGCTGTCGGTCTACGACAACGTGGCCCTGCCGCTGCGCGAACTGCGCGCCATTCCCGAAGATCTGGTGCACGACGTGGTGATGTGCCGGCTGGCCATGGTGGGCCTGTCGGCGCAGGATGCCGGCAAGCGGCCGTCGGACCTGTCCGGCGGCATGGTCAAGCGGGTGGCGCTGGCGCGTGCGCTGTCGCTGGATCCCGAGCTGGTGTTCCTGGACGAGCCCACCGCGGGGCTGGATCCGCTGCGCTCGGACGAGTTCGTCGACCTGGTGCGCAGCCTGCACCGGCAGCTGGGCTTCACCGTCGTCATGGTGACGCACGATCTGGACACGCTGCTGGCGCTGGCCACGCGCGTGGCGGTGCTGGCGGACAAGCGGGTGATCGTGTGCGACACGGTGCCGGAAGTCCTGAAATTCGACCACCCGTTCATTCATACATTCTTCTTGGGCGAACGCGGCCTGCGCGCGCTCGGGGACCTGGCGCCGAAGGGATTGCAACATGGAAAACCGTAG
- a CDS encoding ABC transporter permease, whose translation MPHSNPCPPGAAPFRKEGGVCHVAGDWSVLALAQPGEVERRREAMARAAGGEGVRWDLHGISRLDTIGALLIWQAWGERLPERVRWAAGQQDVFNALSLNKGGTRDVPAKEDPWGWLRAVGDAVFRAAGNGRALLIMLGQLILDLGAMLRRPRLGPWREISAQVYRAGAQALGITALVGFLIGIVLSYLSAQQLQMVGADRFIVRLLGVSIVRELGPVLAAILVAGRSGSAITAQIGVMRVTQELDAMLVMGISHGQRLILPRVVALAVVMPLLVLWTDAMALLGGMLAAQAQLGVSAQWFLTSLPDAISLTNYWIGILKGVTFGVLIALIACHFGLRIQPNTESLGRGTTTSVVTSITGVILLDALYAVIFSTVGI comes from the coding sequence ATGCCCCATTCCAACCCATGTCCCCCCGGCGCCGCGCCTTTCCGCAAGGAAGGCGGGGTGTGCCATGTTGCGGGAGACTGGAGCGTGCTGGCGCTGGCCCAGCCCGGCGAGGTCGAGCGCCGGCGCGAGGCCATGGCCCGCGCCGCGGGCGGCGAGGGCGTGCGCTGGGATCTGCACGGCATCAGCCGGCTGGACACCATCGGCGCGCTGCTGATCTGGCAGGCCTGGGGCGAACGCCTGCCGGAGCGCGTGCGCTGGGCGGCCGGCCAGCAGGACGTGTTCAACGCGCTTTCCCTGAACAAGGGCGGCACCCGCGATGTGCCGGCCAAGGAAGACCCCTGGGGCTGGCTGCGCGCCGTGGGGGATGCCGTGTTCCGCGCGGCCGGCAATGGCCGCGCGCTGCTCATCATGCTGGGACAGCTGATCCTGGATCTGGGCGCCATGCTGCGCCGTCCGAGGCTGGGGCCATGGCGCGAGATCTCGGCCCAGGTGTACCGGGCCGGCGCGCAGGCGCTGGGCATCACGGCGCTGGTGGGCTTCCTGATTGGTATCGTCTTGTCCTATTTGTCGGCGCAGCAATTGCAGATGGTCGGCGCCGACCGCTTCATCGTGCGCCTGCTGGGCGTGTCCATCGTGCGCGAGCTGGGGCCGGTGCTGGCCGCCATCCTGGTGGCGGGCCGGTCGGGCTCGGCCATCACCGCCCAGATCGGCGTGATGCGGGTGACCCAGGAGCTGGATGCCATGCTGGTCATGGGCATCTCGCACGGGCAGCGCCTGATCCTGCCGCGCGTCGTGGCGCTGGCGGTGGTCATGCCGCTGCTGGTGCTGTGGACCGACGCCATGGCGCTGCTGGGCGGCATGCTGGCGGCGCAGGCGCAGCTGGGCGTGTCGGCGCAATGGTTCCTGACCTCGCTGCCGGACGCGATCTCGCTCACCAATTACTGGATCGGCATCCTCAAGGGAGTGACTTTCGGCGTGCTGATCGCGCTGATCGCCTGCCATTTCGGCCTGCGCATCCAGCCCAACACCGAAAGCCTGGGGCGCGGCACCACCACCTCCGTGGTCACCTCCATCACGGGCGTGATCCTGCTGGACGCCCTGTACGCGGTGATCTTCAGCACGGTGGGCATCTGA
- a CDS encoding biotin--[acetyl-CoA-carboxylase] ligase has protein sequence MPVQDPYAALPAPEALTRELGSRLPAFQDVAWTASTGSTNADLLGRARAGQGAGKPWLLGTHLQETGRGRAGRPWQNRSGATLMFSCAFDVHLPAAQLPALSPLAGVAACEALRSVAGPGSRPGLCMKWPNDVQWGDAKLAGVLVETTRNPGGADAGYTVVIGMGVNLIDADALSLALGRDVADWTRVAAQSDARPSTPVDLVCASAMAWHDAVRTLEREGFGAFAQRYADVDALAGRPVNVLDKGAVLMSGTARGVDAQGRLLLRTEAGDTPVSVGEISIRPQA, from the coding sequence ATGCCCGTTCAAGACCCATACGCCGCGCTGCCCGCGCCCGAAGCCCTGACCCGGGAACTCGGCTCGCGCCTGCCCGCCTTTCAAGACGTCGCCTGGACGGCCAGCACCGGCTCGACCAACGCCGACCTGCTGGGCCGCGCCCGCGCCGGACAAGGCGCCGGCAAGCCCTGGCTGCTGGGCACGCACCTGCAGGAAACCGGCCGCGGACGCGCCGGCCGCCCCTGGCAGAACCGCTCGGGCGCGACCCTGATGTTTTCCTGCGCCTTCGACGTGCACCTGCCCGCCGCCCAGCTGCCCGCGCTGTCACCGCTGGCCGGCGTCGCCGCCTGTGAGGCGCTGCGGTCCGTCGCGGGCCCCGGCTCGCGGCCCGGTCTGTGCATGAAATGGCCCAACGACGTCCAGTGGGGCGACGCCAAGCTGGCCGGCGTGCTGGTGGAAACCACGCGCAACCCCGGCGGCGCGGACGCCGGCTACACCGTGGTCATCGGCATGGGCGTGAACCTGATCGACGCCGACGCGCTGTCGCTGGCCCTGGGTCGCGACGTGGCCGACTGGACCCGCGTGGCCGCGCAATCGGACGCCCGGCCCTCGACGCCCGTGGACCTGGTCTGCGCCTCGGCCATGGCCTGGCACGACGCGGTGCGCACGCTGGAACGCGAAGGCTTCGGCGCCTTCGCGCAACGCTACGCCGACGTGGACGCGTTGGCCGGACGACCGGTGAACGTGCTGGACAAGGGCGCCGTGCTGATGAGCGGCACTGCCCGCGGCGTCGACGCGCAAGGCCGGCTGCTGCTGCGCACGGAGGCCGGCGACACGCCCGTCTCGGTCGGCGAAATCTCGATTCGGCCGCAAGCATGA
- a CDS encoding type III pantothenate kinase, whose protein sequence is MIILIDSGNSRLKVGWLDASNPDMPREPAAVAFDGLDLAALDRWLDGLPRRPLRALGVNVAGDARGAAIAEILLKRGCAVTWARSQPSTLGLTNGYRQPAQLGSDRWASLLGVLSRLPGAHPPFLLASFGTATTIDTVGPDNVFAGGLILPGPAMMRNALAHGTANLPVADGRVVAYPADTHEAIASGIAAAQAGAVVRQWLAGRQRYGETPQIFAAGGGWPEVHQEIERLLADAGGAFGATPVPVYLDHPVLDGLAAMARATSGHPD, encoded by the coding sequence ATGATCATTCTCATCGACTCCGGCAACAGCCGCCTGAAGGTCGGCTGGCTCGACGCCAGCAATCCCGACATGCCGCGCGAGCCGGCCGCCGTCGCGTTCGACGGCCTGGACCTGGCGGCGCTGGACCGCTGGCTGGATGGCCTGCCCCGCCGCCCGCTGCGCGCCCTGGGCGTGAACGTGGCCGGCGACGCGCGCGGCGCGGCCATTGCCGAGATCCTGCTCAAGCGCGGCTGCGCCGTGACCTGGGCCCGCTCGCAGCCCAGCACGCTGGGACTGACCAACGGCTACCGCCAGCCGGCCCAGCTGGGCTCGGACCGGTGGGCGTCGCTGCTGGGCGTGCTGTCGCGCCTGCCCGGCGCGCATCCGCCCTTCCTGCTGGCCAGCTTCGGCACCGCCACCACCATCGACACCGTGGGCCCCGACAATGTGTTCGCCGGCGGCCTGATCCTGCCCGGCCCCGCCATGATGCGCAACGCGCTGGCCCACGGCACCGCCAACCTGCCGGTCGCCGACGGCCGCGTCGTCGCCTATCCCGCCGATACGCACGAGGCGATCGCCTCCGGCATCGCCGCCGCGCAGGCCGGCGCGGTAGTGCGCCAATGGCTGGCCGGCCGCCAGCGCTATGGCGAAACGCCGCAGATCTTCGCGGCGGGCGGCGGCTGGCCCGAAGTCCACCAGGAAATCGAGCGCCTGCTCGCCGACGCCGGCGGCGCATTCGGCGCCACGCC